The genomic stretch CGTCTGAAGAACGGATACTCGGATGAGATCACCACTGTAGCCCGGTTGGAGACAGGCCCTTCTTCACCCGTTTCGGTATTGACTGGTGCCACTTCATAGCTGTAGCGTTCGTTCAATTGGACATTGTAATCACTCCAACTCTCACCCTTGCCGATCGTGGCCACCAGTGAACGTGAGCCAGTGGCTTCATTAATACGGTAGATATTATAGGCGACCCGTTCATCTGCCTGTTGTGTAAATTCCAGGTCAACCGCAAACGTAAACTCACCGGTCAGACGCAAGAATGCTTTTAAGTCTGTAATTTGCTGCAAGCGAACGGGCGGTTTTAATTCCTCAACGCCTGGCGGACGCTCAAACTGTTTAACCGGATAGTTGGCCAGCACTTGTGACATTACATGTTTATACAGCTGGGCCGGCAATCCTCCGCCGGTTGTGTTGATAGCATGCCGCTCATCGGTGCGGTCAAATCCCATCCACACCGCAGCCGTAAAGTATGGGGTGTAACCCACAAACCATGCATCCTGGTTCCCTTCCGCTTTATCATATTGATGGGTGCCAGTTTTACCGGCCACCGGATGGGCAAATTGGGCATTACGTCCCGTTCCGTTCTTGACTACATTGACCAGCATCTCCGTCATGTACCAAGCGGTTTGATCGCTAATGACGCGCGTGTGCTGAGGTTGGTGCACAGCCACAGTATCACCGCGCTGGTCGACGATTTTCTCAATCGTATACGGCTCCATAATGACACCATGGTTGGCAAAAGCTGAATAGGCCCTGGCCATAGACAGGGGGGAGGTTTGAACGCCCCCTCCCAACGCAACCGCCAGGTTCACACTGGGCTCTGTTTTGATACCAAAGTCCTCAGCTGCCTGCAATCCTTTACTCAGTCCAATTTCGTTCAGCAGCCAGACAGCACCCGCATTGAGCGACTGTTCCAAAGCATACATCATGGTGACTGGACCATAATAACGTCCGGTATAGTTCCGAGGGGTATACCCGTTATAATTCCTCTGCTCATCCCGGACAATAGAATAAGGATTCCAGCCTTCCTCCAAGGCAGGGGCATAAACGGCAATGGGCTTCATGGCCGAGCCTGGAGAACGGGCATCCCGGACTGTCCTGTTTAATCCCCTGGGCTGATAATCCCTTCCTCCTGTAGCAGCCAAAATAGCCCCTGTATGGTGATCCAGGATCACCATACTGCCCTGCACGATTTGTTCTGGACCGTTGGGTGGGAACAGTTGGTCAGCAAACGGACCATCTGCCCGGAAAGCTTCATGCATAATCTCTTGGGCCCGGACATCCAGCGTGGTGTAAATCTCATAGCCCCCTGTGTAAATATCATCAATGGTTAATCCATATAATGCCTTCGCTTCCTCCAGCACCATATCCACAAAGGTGTTCAGAGCTGCGTTCTTTGTTGAACGCTGCGGGTTAAGCTCCAACTCTGTTTCAGCTGCAAGCTTACGTTCTTCTTCTGTAATAATTCCCTGCTCTTGCATAATCTGCAAAACCAGCTGACGGCGCTGTTCACTGCGCTCCCGGTTTTCTTCCTCAAGGGGATTATAATGATTGGGTGCTTTAGGGAGTGCAGCCAGCAAGGCTACTTCCCCGATAGTTAAGTCGTTCAGGTCATCCTTGCCAAAGTATGTTTTCGCGGCTGCTTTAATCCCATGTGCCCCGGCACCCAAGTAGATATAGTTTAAATACATCTCCAAAATCTCGTCTTTAGTGTAGCGCCGTTCCAGATTAATAGCAATCAAGGCCTCCTGCAGCTTGCGCATGTAGGTCCGCTCATGGGAAAGGAACACGTTTTTAGCAAGCTGCTGGGTAATGGTACTTCCACCTTCTACTGTTCTGCCAGCCATCAAGTTCCGGACAAAAGCACGGGCAATTCCTCGTATATCAATACCGTTGTGCTCATAGAAACGTTGATCCTCTACGGCAATAAATGCGCTGCGAACCAGATCAGGAATCTCTTCTATCGGAACATATTCCCGGTTTTCAAAGTACAATTGATCCACCTGGTTGCCTTCACGGTCAAAAATCTTCGACGTTTGCCGCATGTCGAGCAATGATTCATCAATCTCGTAGTTTTTGGCCAATGTGATACCAATAAAAGCCAGTAACGATAAGGCCAAAACCAGGCATAAAACGAGCAAGGATAAGGCGACATATCTATAGTTAATTTTGGGTTTGCGTTTTCCTATTCTCTTCCTCTTTCCCTTGGATTCCATTTCACTCATCATGGTCCCTCCTCTAACGACCAAATGACATCTCAGTCAAAAGATATCATACCTTATTTCGAAGCACTTGCCTAGTTTATGAGGATGGCTATAACTTGGAAAAATTTTGAGGATTGGCTTTTTGAGGGGGAGAGGGTCTTTTATTATAATAGAATATGAAAAAATTGGACGAAGGAGGAAACAAGATGAGGCTCACCGTTTATCTTGCCGGACAGATCCACAGTCCGTGGCGTAAAGAATTTAAACAGCTGGCTGAACAGAGAAAACTTCCTGTGGATTTCGTCGGTCCAATGGATAACCATGAACGCTCAGATGATATTGGTGAAGAAATTTTGGGCCCGCAGCCAAATGCCATTCTGAAGGATGAAGCAGCCTCCCAGATTAATAATTTGCGCACCCGGGTCTTAATGAATAAAGCTGATGTGGTGGTGGCTGTATTTGGCGAAAAGTATAAACAGTGGAATGCAGCCATGGATGCTGGGATCGCCATCGCTTTAAATAAGCCCCTCATCCTGGTACGGGCCAAAGAACTGCATCACGCTTTAAAAGAAATTGCCAATCATGCCCAGGTTGTTGTAGAGACACCGGAACAAGCCATTGAAGCGCTCGCTTATATCTTTGCTGCCGAGTAATGCTTCAGCTGTCCAAACAGGAGTAAAACGATATCTCGAAATAACTGGGAGCGATCGATGTATCCTTGCGTCAGGATGCCGATGGCTCCTTCTTTTTGCCGCACATTGGTTTGGTGCGCATACCTATCGATTACAGTACCCAATTCTTGTCCTCTTCGAACCGCCTCCGCTATTTCAGGCGGAAGGGGTATACGGAGGCCCCCGGCTATATAGGTTTGTCCTGCTTCATCTATCAAAGCGCCCCAGTTCGTCAGTAATAAGCCGTATGAGCTCTCCTGCACGCCCCCTTCCAAGCCAATGCAAACCGCTGCCGGTGCTTTTCTTTTCAATGCCCGGCAACGGTTCAGAGCGCCTTGAATCGTTTCCTCATCGGAACGGGGTTGGGCCGATACCCCCGA from Caldalkalibacillus thermarum encodes the following:
- a CDS encoding DUF84 family protein, with amino-acid sequence MLSNSVIYVGSENPAKIKAVEMAVAHIIRLEKERCGNAFTLEGIRVQGHAVSSGVSAQPRSDEETIQGALNRCRALKRKAPAAVCIGLEGGVQESSYGLLLTNWGALIDEAGQTYIAGGLRIPLPPEIAEAVRRGQELGTVIDRYAHQTNVRQKEGAIGILTQGYIDRSQLFRDIVLLLFGQLKHYSAAKI
- a CDS encoding transglycosylase domain-containing protein; translated protein: MSEMESKGKRKRIGKRKPKINYRYVALSLLVLCLVLALSLLAFIGITLAKNYEIDESLLDMRQTSKIFDREGNQVDQLYFENREYVPIEEIPDLVRSAFIAVEDQRFYEHNGIDIRGIARAFVRNLMAGRTVEGGSTITQQLAKNVFLSHERTYMRKLQEALIAINLERRYTKDEILEMYLNYIYLGAGAHGIKAAAKTYFGKDDLNDLTIGEVALLAALPKAPNHYNPLEEENRERSEQRRQLVLQIMQEQGIITEEERKLAAETELELNPQRSTKNAALNTFVDMVLEEAKALYGLTIDDIYTGGYEIYTTLDVRAQEIMHEAFRADGPFADQLFPPNGPEQIVQGSMVILDHHTGAILAATGGRDYQPRGLNRTVRDARSPGSAMKPIAVYAPALEEGWNPYSIVRDEQRNYNGYTPRNYTGRYYGPVTMMYALEQSLNAGAVWLLNEIGLSKGLQAAEDFGIKTEPSVNLAVALGGGVQTSPLSMARAYSAFANHGVIMEPYTIEKIVDQRGDTVAVHQPQHTRVISDQTAWYMTEMLVNVVKNGTGRNAQFAHPVAGKTGTHQYDKAEGNQDAWFVGYTPYFTAAVWMGFDRTDERHAINTTGGGLPAQLYKHVMSQVLANYPVKQFERPPGVEELKPPVRLQQITDLKAFLRLTGEFTFAVDLEFTQQADERVAYNIYRINEATGSRSLVATIGKGESWSDYNVQLNERYSYEVAPVNTETGEEGPVSNRATVVISSEYPFFRRPEDMDEEEFLNWLREMFGGNAEEQEEEVEEVQGVEEEEQEEQEEKKEERREGDRQKGEERRGEKKPEKGNDKREDGGDQGSPDGSDDGGDGGQGNGENNDDNSNSGEEGNIPIVVPRL
- a CDS encoding YtoQ family protein, which codes for MRLTVYLAGQIHSPWRKEFKQLAEQRKLPVDFVGPMDNHERSDDIGEEILGPQPNAILKDEAASQINNLRTRVLMNKADVVVAVFGEKYKQWNAAMDAGIAIALNKPLILVRAKELHHALKEIANHAQVVVETPEQAIEALAYIFAAE